The Anoxybacillus amylolyticus DNA segment ATTCATAAAATTCATTTCGTTCCCCATATTGATCGATAAACACCCCTTTAATTACATGTTCTGTTTTTAACTGTCGGATGAAGACATTTATAATCTCGATTGCTTCTTCTATCTGTTGATTTTCCTTCATTTGATAATAAATCGCGATTGTTGTCAATTGTACCAACCCTTTCCGTTAGGGTTTTCTCAAAACAGGCGATAATATTTTAACACTTTCACAACCACGGAACAATAAAATTTGCTATAATGGAAACAGGACAAATGTTCGCTGGAGGTGTTCCATTTGTTGTACAGGTTTATTGATCTTTTTGCTGGTATCGGAGGCATGCGGCTCGCTTTCGAACCATATGGTATTTGCGTATTTTCATCTGAATGGGATATAAAAGCACAGGAAACGTATATAGCCAATTTTGGCGAAAAACCGTATGGAGATATACGAACCATTGATGCAAAAGATATTCCCGATCATGATATTTTGCTAGCTGGTTTTCCGTGTCAGCCGTTCTCTATCGCAGGGGTGAGCAAAAAAAAATCATTAGGGAGACCGCATGGCTTTCTTGATGAAACACAAGGAACGTTATTTTTCGATATTGCTCGTATTTTAAAGGAAAAGCAACCACAAGCATTTTTGTTGGAAAATGTAAAAAACTTAAAAAGCCATGACAAAGGAAGAACATACCACATGATAAAAAATGTATTAGAGTATGAACTCGGCTATACAGTGTATGACGCGGTATTGAATGCAAAAGGGCTTGTTCCACAAAACCGTGAGCGCATCTACATCGTTGGCTTTAAAAAACCGATCAAGTTTGAATTCCCTAAAATTCCCGAAAAAGGACCGGCACTTCATACCATTCTAGAAGAAAACGTAGATGACAAATATACTTT contains these protein-coding regions:
- the dcm gene encoding DNA (cytosine-5-)-methyltransferase; amino-acid sequence: MLYRFIDLFAGIGGMRLAFEPYGICVFSSEWDIKAQETYIANFGEKPYGDIRTIDAKDIPDHDILLAGFPCQPFSIAGVSKKKSLGRPHGFLDETQGTLFFDIARILKEKQPQAFLLENVKNLKSHDKGRTYHMIKNVLEYELGYTVYDAVLNAKGLVPQNRERIYIVGFKKPIKFEFPKIPEKGPALHTILEENVDDKYTLSDKLWEYLQSYKEKHAKKGNGFGYGLADLNSYSRTLSARYYKDGSEILIPQKGKNPRRLTPRECARLQGFPETFKIVVSNTAAYKQFGNSVAVPVVQLIAEKMIQAIEKDEIIENKLNVKEGNMEYATK